From Pongo pygmaeus isolate AG05252 chromosome 2, NHGRI_mPonPyg2-v2.0_pri, whole genome shotgun sequence, a single genomic window includes:
- the LOC129032998 gene encoding LOW QUALITY PROTEIN: serine/threonine-protein phosphatase 4 regulatory subunit 2-like (The sequence of the model RefSeq protein was modified relative to this genomic sequence to represent the inferred CDS: deleted 2 bases in 1 codon) yields MDDFRTSAPEPRGPPNPNVEYIPFDETKERILKIVTGFNGIPFTIQQLCELLTDPRRNYTGTDKFLRGVEKNVMVVSCVYPPSEKNNSNSINRMNGVMFPGNAPSYTERSNINGPGTPRPLNRPKVSLSAPVTTNGSPESTDSKEAHLQQNEEKNHSDSSTSESEVSSVSPLKNKHPDEDAVEAEGHEVKRLRFDKKGKVRETASQRTCSEVSSVMVEETEASSSSQDKDKESRCTRQCTEEDEEEDEEEEEESFMTSREMIPERNNQEKESDDASTMNEETSEENNQMEESNVSQAEKNLLHSEGNENEGPESSGSSDCRETEELAGSNSSKTGEILSESSMENDDEPTEVTDEPMEQDYLETFRCSILHTVLVLTPYKTFM; encoded by the exons ATGGATGATTTCAGAACTTCAGCTCCTGAGCCAAGAGGTCCTCCCAACCCTAATGTCGAATATATTCCCTTTgatgaaacaaaggaaagaatactGAAAATTGTCACTGGATTTAACGGTATCCCTTTTACTATTCAGCAACTATGTGAATTGTTAACAGATCCAAGGAGAAACTATACAGGAACAGACAAATTTCTCAGAGGAGTAGAAAAGAACGTGATGGTTGTTAGCTGTGTTTATCctccttcagaaaaaaacaattccaatAGTATAAATCGAATGAATGGTGTTATGTTTCCTGGAAATGCACCAAGCTATACTGAGAGGTCTAATATAAATGGGCCTGGGACACCCAGGCCACTTAATCGACCAAAGGTTTCTTTGTCAGCCCCTGTGACAACAAATGGGTCGCCTGAGAGCACAGACAGCAAAGAGGCACATTTGCagcaaaatgaagagaaaaatcacagtGACTCTTCAACATCTGAATCAGAAGTCTCCTCAGTGAGccctttgaaaaataaacatccaGATGAAGATGCTGTGGAAGCTGAGGGGCATGAGGTAAAAAGACTCAGGTTTGACAAAAAAGGCAAAGTCAGAGAAACAGCCAGTCAAAGGACTTGCAGCGAAGTTTCTTCAGTTATGGTAGAAGAAACAGAAGCATCATCTTCATCTCAGGATAAAGATAAAGAAAGTCGTTGTACCCGGCAGTGC ACGGAAGAGGATGAAGAagaggatgaagaggaagaagaag agTCTTTTATGACATCAAGAGAAATGATCCCAGAAAGAAACAATCAAGAAAAAGAATCTGATGATGCCTCAACTATGAATGAAGAGACTTCTGAGGAAAATAATCAGATGGAGGAATCTAATGTGTCTCAAGCTGAGAAAAATTTACTACATTCTGAAGGTAATGAAAATGAAGGCCCTGAAAGTAGTGGTTCTTCTGACTGCCGTGAAACAGAAGAATTAGCAGGATCCAATTCCAGTAAAACTGGAGAGATTCTTTCAGAATCATCCATGGAAAATGATGACGAACCCACGGAAGTCACCGATGAACCAATGGAACAAGATTATTTAGAAACATTTAGATGCAGTATTTTACATACAGTTCTGGTTTTAACACCGTATAAAACTTTTATGTAA